In Zobellia roscoffensis, the following are encoded in one genomic region:
- a CDS encoding Crp/Fnr family transcriptional regulator, whose amino-acid sequence MKEHFSVEENILFDFFNQVYPLTENDFEPLAKVIRKKKIKKGEFLLDIGQVETKTSLVLKGFIHQYTIIEDNLFTIDFSLTGMSFNNFTSYMENSPSNQIQEALTDSEIIYFEKEDIDKLLLQSHPFSFIYTKLFEQVHLEREKRSLILQHKNAYKKYELFLSTISKSKRFLEEVPQKLIANYLGMTAETYSRVKKAYLKNA is encoded by the coding sequence ATGAAAGAGCACTTTTCTGTTGAAGAGAATATTCTGTTTGATTTTTTCAATCAGGTATATCCATTAACTGAAAATGATTTTGAGCCTTTGGCTAAGGTTATACGAAAGAAAAAAATAAAAAAGGGAGAGTTTCTGTTGGATATAGGGCAGGTGGAGACCAAGACCAGTTTAGTTTTAAAAGGGTTTATCCATCAATACACCATTATTGAAGATAATCTGTTTACAATAGATTTTTCTCTGACAGGTATGAGTTTCAATAATTTTACAAGTTATATGGAAAACTCACCTTCCAATCAAATACAAGAAGCATTAACTGATTCTGAAATTATCTATTTTGAAAAAGAGGACATAGACAAACTTCTATTACAAAGCCACCCATTTTCCTTTATTTATACGAAACTATTTGAACAAGTTCACCTAGAGCGGGAAAAGAGATCTTTAATACTGCAGCATAAGAATGCCTACAAAAAATACGAACTTTTTTTGAGTACAATTTCTAAATCTAAAAGATTTTTAGAAGAGGTGCCTCAAAAATTAATTGCCAATTATTTAGGTATGACAGCAGAAACCTATAGCAGGGTGAAAAAAGCATACTTAAAAAACGCTTAA
- a CDS encoding alpha/beta hydrolase — protein sequence MKLATILLLSSLLFSCSNDDDSFDVIGKKEQFVVTSSVINDSYPVYVFLPENYNANSKHQLIIALDGDTRFNTIAGIISDKVQKESIPPCILVAVGNNKQRNRDYTPTVYAHGSGGAEKFYQFIKNEVIPELESRYSIDPSNNKTLIGHSFGGLFTQYVMAQERASNPFNKFISSGTSYWYDAGVIFEFEESYANTHKDLEVKFYNGMGTLEGGVMLASFAEMNQRLNSRNYPNFKHRSELIEKSGHSGSTSEIFKKGLDYVFIN from the coding sequence ATGAAACTTGCAACAATTCTTTTACTCTCTAGTTTACTGTTTAGCTGCTCTAATGATGATGATAGTTTTGATGTCATCGGTAAAAAAGAACAATTTGTTGTAACCTCTTCTGTAATAAATGACAGTTACCCTGTGTATGTCTTTCTTCCTGAAAATTATAATGCCAATTCAAAACATCAATTGATTATTGCTTTGGACGGAGACACAAGGTTTAATACAATTGCAGGGATTATTTCGGATAAAGTACAAAAGGAAAGTATACCTCCTTGTATTTTAGTAGCTGTTGGTAATAACAAGCAAAGAAATAGGGATTATACCCCTACTGTTTATGCCCACGGTTCTGGTGGTGCTGAAAAATTCTATCAATTTATTAAGAATGAAGTAATACCGGAATTAGAATCTAGGTACAGTATAGATCCATCCAATAACAAAACATTAATTGGCCATTCCTTTGGTGGACTATTTACACAATATGTAATGGCTCAAGAAAGAGCTTCAAACCCTTTCAATAAATTCATATCAAGCGGTACATCATATTGGTATGATGCTGGGGTTATATTCGAATTTGAGGAATCCTATGCCAACACACATAAAGATTTGGAGGTAAAATTCTACAACGGTATGGGCACCTTAGAAGGTGGGGTTATGCTGGCGTCCTTTGCAGAAATGAATCAAAGGCTCAATTCTAGAAATTATCCAAATTTTAAGCATCGGAGTGAATTAATAGAAAAAAGTGGACATAGTGGTTCTACAAGTGAAATATTT
- the yaaA gene encoding peroxide stress protein YaaA: protein MKIVISPAKSLDFDKEYPKYKETQPQFLEEALKLNKILAKKNPKALSELMGISDNLAQLNYQRNQDFEVPFTLKNARPAVYAFNGDVYQGLDAYTMPSQKMEKLQESLRILSGLYGFLRPLDLMQPYRLEMGTQLKVGRKKNLYEFWKKTLTDELNSEMQDDELFINLASNEYFSAIDTKALKVPVISPVFKDWKNDKLKIISFYAKKARGSMVRYIIDKDVNTLDELKGFNYDEYEYSEAHTVKENEPVFIR from the coding sequence ATGAAGATTGTTATCTCACCGGCAAAATCTTTGGATTTTGATAAGGAATACCCTAAATATAAAGAAACACAACCTCAATTTTTAGAAGAGGCTTTAAAACTAAATAAAATTTTGGCCAAGAAAAACCCTAAAGCTTTATCCGAGCTTATGGGTATTTCAGATAATTTGGCGCAGTTAAATTATCAAAGAAACCAAGATTTTGAAGTGCCTTTCACACTTAAAAATGCACGCCCTGCCGTTTACGCTTTTAATGGGGATGTGTACCAAGGGTTGGATGCGTATACCATGCCTTCTCAAAAAATGGAAAAACTACAGGAAAGCTTACGTATTCTTTCTGGCCTTTATGGCTTTTTAAGACCGTTGGATTTAATGCAACCGTATCGCCTGGAGATGGGTACGCAATTAAAAGTAGGTAGAAAAAAGAACCTGTATGAGTTCTGGAAAAAAACCTTAACGGACGAGTTGAATTCCGAAATGCAGGATGATGAACTTTTCATCAACTTAGCTAGTAATGAATATTTTAGTGCAATAGACACCAAAGCTTTAAAAGTGCCTGTAATTAGTCCCGTCTTTAAAGATTGGAAAAATGATAAGTTAAAGATCATTAGTTTTTATGCTAAAAAGGCCCGTGGCTCCATGGTGCGCTATATTATAGATAAAGATGTAAATACGCTAGATGAGCTAAAAGGGTTCAATTATGACGAGTATGAGTACAGTGAAGCGCATACCGTAAAAGAAAACGAACCCGTTTTTATCAGGTAG
- a CDS encoding PASTA domain-containing protein yields MRNFFNFLKSKVFFIQIGLAILVLILLVFFMLRWLSSTTNHGEFVEVPDFAKMSVPEMRKSVEEAKLRYEVLDSANFNPDYPRFSIIEQNPPAGNKVKENRKIYFTVNPSGYKKVSVPNIIQVTQRNAASMLRAVGLDVQRVTYIDQLGKDMVYYIKYKGKQVKPGDKLPKTSKIELVCGNGSITEQAKVQADSE; encoded by the coding sequence TTAAAAAGTAAGGTATTTTTTATCCAAATAGGTCTAGCCATTTTGGTTCTGATACTCTTGGTATTTTTTATGTTACGTTGGTTAAGTTCAACCACGAACCATGGTGAGTTTGTTGAAGTGCCCGACTTTGCTAAAATGTCCGTGCCGGAAATGCGTAAATCTGTAGAAGAGGCTAAATTAAGGTATGAGGTCTTGGATTCTGCCAATTTTAATCCGGATTACCCTAGATTTTCTATCATAGAACAAAATCCACCTGCCGGCAACAAGGTTAAGGAAAACCGAAAAATTTATTTTACGGTCAATCCGTCTGGCTATAAGAAAGTTTCCGTTCCTAATATTATACAGGTTACACAACGTAATGCGGCCTCTATGCTACGTGCTGTAGGTTTAGATGTGCAACGCGTTACTTATATAGACCAATTAGGAAAAGATATGGTCTATTATATAAAGTATAAAGGAAAACAAGTGAAGCCGGGTGATAAGTTACCTAAAACTTCTAAAATTGAGTTGGTTTGCGGTAATGGTTCCATAACCGAGCAAGCAAAGGTTCAAGCAGATTCAGAATAG
- a CDS encoding RluA family pseudouridine synthase, whose amino-acid sequence MQTPENQELNDDELFEHHRVIASKGQVPLRVDKFLMNFIEYATRNKIQQSAKNGHIWVNGTIVKQNYKVKPNDEVKVLFEHPPHEFLLVPEDIPIDVVYEDDVLLVVNKPAGMVVHPGHGNYSGTLINALLHHVKDLPANSNERPGLVHRIDKDTSGLLVVAKTEAAMTHLAKQFFDKTSEREYVALVWGNVQDDEGTIEGNVARNPKNRLQMHVFPEGDEGKEAVTHYSVMERLGYVTLVSCKLETGRTHQIRVHMKYIGHTLFNDERYGGDKILKGTTFTKYKQFVDNAFKVLPRQALHAKTLGFVHPVTGEMMRFDSEIPQDMLDCIEKWRHYSQHSN is encoded by the coding sequence ATGCAAACACCGGAAAATCAAGAATTGAACGATGATGAGCTTTTTGAACATCATCGTGTTATAGCTTCAAAGGGGCAAGTGCCATTAAGAGTGGATAAATTCTTAATGAACTTTATAGAATACGCTACCCGAAATAAAATTCAGCAATCTGCTAAGAATGGGCATATTTGGGTAAACGGCACTATTGTAAAACAGAACTATAAGGTAAAGCCTAACGATGAGGTAAAGGTATTGTTTGAGCACCCTCCCCATGAGTTTCTATTGGTTCCGGAAGATATACCCATAGATGTTGTTTATGAGGATGATGTGCTGTTGGTAGTCAATAAGCCTGCAGGTATGGTGGTGCATCCTGGTCACGGAAACTATTCTGGGACCCTTATTAATGCACTTTTGCACCATGTTAAGGATTTACCGGCAAACAGTAATGAACGTCCTGGTCTTGTGCATCGTATTGATAAAGACACTTCAGGACTTTTGGTAGTGGCCAAAACAGAGGCGGCCATGACACACCTTGCCAAACAATTCTTTGATAAAACTTCTGAACGGGAATATGTTGCTCTAGTTTGGGGGAATGTACAAGATGATGAGGGTACTATAGAAGGAAATGTAGCAAGAAATCCCAAAAACCGTTTGCAGATGCATGTCTTTCCTGAAGGAGATGAAGGTAAGGAAGCGGTTACGCATTATTCCGTTATGGAGCGATTGGGTTATGTAACTTTGGTTTCCTGCAAATTAGAGACCGGTCGTACCCACCAGATCAGGGTTCACATGAAATATATTGGCCATACACTTTTTAATGATGAGCGTTATGGTGGTGATAAAATTTTAAAGGGAACAACATTTACCAAGTATAAACAGTTTGTAGATAATGCTTTTAAGGTATTGCCCCGGCAGGCTCTACATGCAAAAACGTTGGGTTTTGTGCACCCTGTAACCGGAGAAATGATGCGTTTTGATTCTGAAATTCCACAGGACATGTTAGACTGTATTGAAAAATGGCGACATTATTCACAGCACAGTAACTAA